A single window of Pontibacillus chungwhensis DNA harbors:
- a CDS encoding GerAB/ArcD/ProY family transporter has translation MAAVENEMITRRQYFFFIIQTLIGVGVLTLPYNLHQVAKQDGWISLLISGVIIQLVLILMWALARRFPQQHLFEYIPSIVGKFFGGFLNFLLILYSLAVAGVILLLFDEMIRTWLLPKTPYWIISLMFIALGIYLVSGKIKVMARLYVFVSLLLPILVVLLLYAAKDGQWVYMLPIGESGLPSILKGVYQSSLSMLGYLIVLLLFPYTKGTPKQKLGTISLANGFVVFFYFLTVFLSFIYFGTEEMKYVSEPVLYMLKAVELPIISRIDMFFISIWIVSVATTLCSYLLLASKGVTQVFSKISYERAVLGIGGVLFCITYFTPKDESWLNSLDDYVSFVGMWFGVGLPIFLLIISLLFKKKSNAGGQGYEQKP, from the coding sequence ATGGCCGCAGTAGAAAATGAAATGATTACAAGAAGACAGTACTTCTTCTTCATTATACAAACCTTAATCGGAGTCGGAGTCTTAACCCTTCCTTATAACCTTCATCAGGTTGCAAAACAAGACGGTTGGATCTCTCTCTTAATCAGTGGTGTCATTATACAGCTTGTACTTATTTTAATGTGGGCGCTGGCTAGAAGGTTTCCACAACAACATCTATTTGAATATATCCCGTCTATTGTTGGGAAATTCTTTGGCGGGTTTCTAAATTTTCTCCTGATTCTTTATTCTCTAGCAGTAGCAGGGGTCATTCTTTTGTTATTTGACGAAATGATTCGGACGTGGCTCTTACCCAAAACCCCTTATTGGATTATTAGTCTTATGTTTATCGCATTAGGAATTTATCTTGTTTCCGGAAAGATAAAGGTGATGGCACGATTGTATGTATTTGTGTCATTGCTATTACCCATATTGGTTGTACTCCTTTTGTATGCGGCGAAAGATGGCCAGTGGGTCTATATGTTACCAATAGGTGAATCTGGGCTTCCTTCTATTTTGAAGGGAGTGTATCAATCCTCGTTATCGATGCTTGGATACTTAATTGTGCTTCTTTTGTTTCCGTATACGAAGGGGACACCGAAACAGAAACTGGGTACCATTTCCTTAGCGAATGGATTTGTCGTATTTTTTTATTTCCTTACCGTTTTTCTTTCTTTTATCTACTTTGGCACGGAGGAAATGAAGTATGTGAGTGAACCGGTTCTTTATATGCTGAAAGCTGTGGAGTTACCGATCATATCTAGAATTGATATGTTCTTTATATCCATTTGGATTGTGTCAGTGGCCACCACCTTATGTAGTTATTTGCTATTAGCAAGTAAAGGAGTCACGCAAGTTTTTTCGAAAATCTCCTACGAGCGTGCAGTCTTAGGTATCGGAGGAGTTTTATTTTGTATAACCTACTTTACTCCTAAAGACGAATCATGGTTGAACTCGCTAGATGACTATGTTTCATTCGTCGGTATGTGGTTTGGGGTGGGGCTTCCGATATTTTTATTGATTATAAGTCTCCTTTTTAAAAAGAAAAGTAATGCAGGGGGGCAGGGTTATGAACAGAAGCCATAA